The Lycium barbarum isolate Lr01 chromosome 4, ASM1917538v2, whole genome shotgun sequence nucleotide sequence GTCATACCATGTTATTTTATTGACAGTCAAATCATAAAAAGATAACGATagtttataaagcaagtcaagAATGTACTTGGCGTGACTGCAACAATACTATATggcgatgatgcaactctatctaagGAATAAAGATGCAGATGATCAAGCAGATCGTCAAATGGTCATTTAGCAGATCTGATCACAAAGGCTTTGTCAacctcaagatatgataagttaGTATACAAGACCGAAGTACATCATATTCAAGAATTATGTGTTGCTTTAACCAGGAGGAGTAAAATACgtgctgtactctttttcccttaaccaaggttttgtcccatttgggtttttcctagtaaggtttttaatgaggcaactagcaatgcgtattactagatacgtgtactctttttccttcaccaGGATTTTTTCCCACTaggtttttcctagtaaggttttaacgaggcacaaaTCTATTAATGAACATCCAAAGGAGAGTGTTATAAATACCCCGTATTGTGGATGTCCATTCAAATACACAGTCATCTAGATAAGCTAACAACCAAGCAGAcagcttgcaagtagctcaagcagACAACAACTTGTCAGTGAAAAGCCTTACAGCAGCTTCCTTGGGCTTGCAATCAAGCAGACAACTTGCAAGTAGTTCAAGCAGGCAGCTTGCCAGCAGTTTCTGAAAAGCCCTGCAGCTGCTTCCTAAAAAGCCTCACAGCTACTTCttttcttctataaataggaagtcAGTTCAATTCATTTGTATACCAGTTCCAAGTTAAATAATATATCAGTCTCTTTCTATATACTTATCTCTGATGTATTTATtttatagtctttattttataCGAAGTCTATCATTACCTTTCTTACTCAAGTTTTATGTAATTTGAAATACAACGAGGGACCTTAAACGCAATATTACAATCCTAGGGGACCCAAAGTGCAAAATATTAGCTTAGAACTTACAAAAGTTGTTGGACAAATAATAGGGAAAAACGAAAAAAGGTCAAACATTACTTTATTTAGTTTCCGACACAAAACGTACTTACAattttcaaaattcaaaattttggtATCTTCTAGAATAATATTCCCTCCAATTCAATTTACATGAATCCATTTTACTGGACATAATATTTAAAAAAGAGgaaagatttttaaaatttatggttcaaaataagctttgaaaatttgtgtggctgtaaatcattcataaagtgaatttatttccaaattaggaaaaaaaTCATTCATTTTAATacgaactaaaaaaaaaaaaagttcaaacaaattgaaacagagggaataataaaataaaatactccATACTTtcacacaaaaataaaataaaaaagtattaATTAGTAGCGGTATTTAAGTCAAAAAAGACCCAATAAGTGGCGTCAAGTTAAAGCCAATTGCTCACATATATAAACCCTACTTCACAATTCATTTTtcttcactaaaaaaaaaaaaaaaaaaaccctagttCTCTTTTATCTTTGAAGCTTTGCTGCGTTTTTTTCTTCGATTTTTCAATAtggtgagttaattttattttcgTTATACTATTTATTGCATTTAATATTcgtatatttttttttagtttattctCTATAATTTGCACAAATTAAGGTGTTTATACGATTTGTTGATTATTATATTTTGGTTCAATCTTAGTTTTCGTATAGACTGTATCGCATTTAATATTCATATTTTTTATTGATTTTTGTGTGCAAAATTGTACATGAGATTGAGGTGTTTATAGATATGTTGATTTTATTTGCACAAATTGTTTATCTAATTGATGTTATTATACTTGAAATTGAGGTGTTATATTTGACTTAGATTAGTTTTGAAGATGTATATGAGTTTTGTATAGCTGCGAAATATTAATCAGTATTGGAATGATAATTGATCTTAATACAAATGTGACATGTAATCGAGTTCGTAAATAGTTAGAGATTGAGGTGCTTATATACATTTCGTTAacttttttctccattttttgtTAACGTTGATTGGGATGAGTTTTTGAAGATGTATagattgtaatttttttttgttgttgacgGATTACAGGCACTACCAAACCAACAAACCGTAGATTATCCGAGCTTCAAGCTTGTAATTGTGGGTGATGGAGGAACTGGTATGTTTCTATGATGCTTATCTGTGATTTGCTTGTAGTAAAAATATTTTGATGTGAAACAAATGTATTTTGTTTTGATTTATCTGTTAGCGATAAGAAATTTTTATTAGAGATGGTGTTCttaaatatgaaaatgatttcaTAAAGTTAAGTAATCATGTCCGAGTTTACGCTGAAAATTGATACGATAACTGCTAGGTGATGTTGCCAATTGTATCTTTGTAAATTGAAGTGAATATTTCATTGAGATTTAGTGGCTTGCGTCCGCTTGTTAGAGTGCTCTAATGGTTCCTGTTGTAATTGTTATTATTTTCTCCAGGAAAGACAACTTTTGTCAAAAGGCATCTCACTGGTGAATTTGAGAAAAAATATGAACGTAAGTTTACTGACAGAACAATTTTGGGTCATTATCGTGTTTCGCAATGGGTTTGCTCTGTTTCTTATTATGTTGGTATCTCATGAATGGATTATTTATTAAATTTTGTTTTCATACAGCCACTATCGGTGTGGAGGTTCACCCATTAGACTTCTTCACAAATTGTGGGAAACTTCGCTTTTATTGCTGGGATACTGCTGGACAAGAGAAGTTTGGAGGTCTTCGGGATGGCTACTAGTAAGTGACTCTAGACAGTTAAAAACCTTAATTTTCCTCAAGGGTCTGCTGCTTGAAGGATGTTATTTCTGGTTAAAAGCGTTTACTATCAAATCCTAAGAGTGAATAATGTGTAAAGTTCAAAGTTCCAGATAAAAGGATATTGGTATTTAGTATGCTAGTTTGTTCTGATTGTGAAGAATAGTTATTAACGTTTGGTGTTCTACAGCAAATGCCACTATTGGTATTTCTACAATGTGGTCTTGTATCTTAGGTTATTATATCTGAGGTGACAGAAATTGTGCTCTCTCTTTTGAACTCAAACACTTGAATGACTGTCTTGCCATTAGTTATCTTGATTTGAAGCTTTTGGTGACTGTATTTTTTGTCTCCTCATATTTGTCTACGTTTCTCGTGCAGCATTCATGGGCAATGTGCAATTATCATGTTTGATGTTACAGCCCGTCTGACCTACAAGAATGTTCCTACGTGGCATAGAGATCTTTGCAGGTGAGAAACTCTTCATAGGCTACCAGCATTATACTCTACTCATAATTTGATGATATGCAATTGAATCTGAAATGACTTTCCCGTTGCTTCTTCCAGGGTTTGTGAGAACATTCCCATTGTTCTCTGTGGAAACAAAGTTGATGTCAAGAACAGGCAGGTTAAGGCAAAGCAAGTTACCTTCCACAGGAAGAAAAATTTGCAATACTATGAAATCTCAGCGAAGAGTAACTACAACTTTGAGAAGCCTTTTCTGTACCTTGCTAGAAAGCTTGCTGGGTAATGCTAAAAATAAATCTATTTCATGTTTGCTCGAGTCATATATACTGAAGCTGTATCGAACCTAATTTCTTCTCCTACTTTTAGGGATGCTAATCTTCACTTTGTGGAATCACCTGCACTTGCTCCCCCAGAAGTACAAATTGATTTAGCTGCACAGCAACTGTAAGATCTCTTTTACTTGTGGTGTTCCATTATATTTTGTTTTTGCTTAAGATGTTATGTTTTGTACTTGTGCTTGAGATTTTGTTCTGTTTGTATGAGTTTTAACCTCACTCTGTATATTCAGGCACGAACAAGAGCTTGCGCAAGCCCTAAATCAGCCTCTtccagatgatgatgatgacacatTTGAATAGAAGGCATAGCTCAGAGCCGATCAATTTCACCCTTGCACCTTTCTATATTCCTAGTCCTTTTTTCTATATTAGGACTTCAGTCTTTGTCGTTTGAGTATTTGTTTGTTGCTTCCTAGTATTATAGATTGGTTATTAGATATGTTTGTCTGAGACCATGAGGCTGTGGTTTATTAGGGTAGATAGTGTTATATCCTGATCCTGATGTAATCGCGCACTTTGTCGAGGCTCTGTTTGAGCTTGTTATAATATTACTTGCCTACATATTCGACATTTCAGAAAGGGGAGCAGTTCATTTCAGAAAGTCTACATTAGAAGATTTTGCAGAAAATATAATAAGCAGCCGGCATAATGATCCGGTTTAAACACGGGATGGTTATGTTCTTACAATACAAGGACGGCCCAAGAGTAATGCAAGTCAAAATTTTTGCCCTTCAGTGAAGCAAAGATGAATGAATTAAAGGGTTCTAATCCTAGATATTTTCCACCTCATCCATCAGGTTTCTCTTTTCAGGGACGTTATGCTAGAAATCATGGATGATAACATTTACAGCAATAAAGTTCCCAATTGTCTATCGACAGGCTAGTTAAATCCTACTCATTTCATGTATGTTGTCTTATTTTGCTTGATACCAGTAATAGCAGTgacaggggcggagctacactATACAAAGGGTGTTCAGCTGAacacaggggcggagctacactAGCTGAACACCCTTCGCTGGAAAATTATGTTGGGTATATAGGTTAAATATGGTATTTTACGGATATATGCCAGTTATTGAACACCCTTGTCACAACTAAATGACGCGGTTCAACGGTTAAGGGTGTTCATTTTGGGTCTCATCTCGCGGGTTCGAAGCTCATTAAAGCGCTCTTTTTGTTGTTCCTTTTTTAACTGAAAACATACGCTGCTTGACAAGCATTGCACTTCGCCAAATAGGATTCAGTCAAAGGCAATTCTCTACTTTCCTTTCTTTAAGTATTCTTTTTAAATATTAGTCATAAGTATATGTTTAAAAAGGTTTCACTCAAATCTTCTTGAATATCTCAAATTATACGAGTAGCCTCTAAACATTTACCATCGATCCTATGAAAGAAGAAAAGTAGAtatataaataaattatttatacgaATTATAAATTAATTaggtattaaacccattagacacatagttattttcttttttataagaaaatatgaTAATGAAAAGTGCAGTCCAATGCAAAATTTAATTCTAATAAAGATGTTTATATTtgtgattttattaatatataatattaatttctatatgtatatacctgaaaaCATCTCAAGTAAAAATAAAGTTCGTTTGATTTGCTTTGTAGTTACTCTGAAAAATCTATTTAAAACCTCATCGTCTCCACCCGTTGGACGCTACCAAAGATGGTCCGCCCGGTTCATTCTTCTCTGTCTTTTTTTATTCTCTTTTATTACCTTTCCAACTTTTTTCTTCATTGGTGCTTAGTGATTTTATTTATTGGAATTTCTTAAGTGATTTTCTTTGCTGAACTAAAATTTTCAGCGAAAATTTCAAACTATATTTCAAATTAATGCTTGGATTATGCTTAAGGACAAACATCAAAGCAAAATGGCAAAGCTAAATGTTATCTAGTTCGATTTAATTTTTTGGTGCACCCAATCATGAAAAAATATGTTTACTTTATAATTTTGAACACCCTTAGCTAtattcctggctccgccactgtatgCGACACTGATAAGCTTTGACCTTGAAATAGGGAAATGGAAGCGAGAAGGAGAAGTCGTAACAAGTTTTCTGAATCCATCCCGATATTCAAATGACTTAGCCCTTGGTTTCTTAGTGAACCATTTCTCCAGGGATTGTGAAGGATGTTCGACTAAAAATTATTCTTGTTACTGCTTCAATATGGTAAACGAACACTAACAGAACAGCACACACCTTAAACTAGTTGTGCAGCAGAGATGGAAGCCGATTCGATGGATGAGGATCTAGCTATAGGACAACCTCAAGCAGAACTTGAAGAGGCTAAACACATGGTGGGAAGGAAAGATGATATATGGGGGAAATTCCTTAAAAGATGCACATTAATAAGTacttaaaatttatttataatcTGAATTTGCTAGCTATATGGTGGGAGAGTCCATAGAATACTGTTTTTAACTAGACGTTATACAGTAAGTATTGAGGATATGTCAGCCAGGGaaagttgttggaaatttgggaAGGAGGAGTACACTAGATCAATTATGTTCTCTTGAAGACAAGTGGAAGAAAGTATCGTCTTTACTTCTTCCAATTTGGCTTACATAAAACTGATTATATTGTCTAGGTATTTATAGGACTTTTTCTTGCATGTACCTAGTCTAGTACATATATCATAGTTTCCAgatttcatgaataaaaaaataCCTGCATCATTGTTTTAATTTCCTACTACATGAACCAAGTAAATTCATGTGCTTGACATGATGTAATTTATTTTTCAACAAAAATATCCACACCGGTCGAATGGTAGGATTCTTGATCCTCAGTTCCCTGAATGTGAAGCTAAATGGAGTTTCACATCACTACCCAATAAGTGTTGAGATGTTCAAGTGAGCTAACAATGACTTGCACTGAGAAACACATGGTGGATTTCCTTTTGGTACAGAAGATTGAATGACATTTGTCGAGAACCATATTATTATGTAGGTTCTCTACTTTTTTGGTATACGGCTGGTATGCAGAGGTTTACCCACTTCAGTAACATTATTtattttatccaaaaaaaaaaaaaatgaacatcaCGGATTTGCTGAGACATTGAAAAATGTTTGCATTTTCCCCCAGTTCAATCTTTTAATGGA carries:
- the LOC132636761 gene encoding GTP-binding nuclear protein Ran-3-like, with translation MALPNQQTVDYPSFKLVIVGDGGTGKTTFVKRHLTGEFEKKYEPTIGVEVHPLDFFTNCGKLRFYCWDTAGQEKFGGLRDGYYIHGQCAIIMFDVTARLTYKNVPTWHRDLCRVCENIPIVLCGNKVDVKNRQVKAKQVTFHRKKNLQYYEISAKSNYNFEKPFLYLARKLAGDANLHFVESPALAPPEVQIDLAAQQLHEQELAQALNQPLPDDDDDTFE